A portion of the Sphingorhabdus pulchriflava genome contains these proteins:
- the rsmA gene encoding 16S rRNA (adenine(1518)-N(6)/adenine(1519)-N(6))-dimethyltransferase RsmA has translation MTLPALPPLRDVIARHGLSANKALGQNFLFDEQLLDRIAAVPGSLQGEQVYEVGPGPGGLTRALLRAGAKVTAVERDRRCLPALEELSEAFPGQLRVIEGDAMKIDPLQEIGGPFHIASNLPYNVGTALAVGWLSGEEWPPAWKSLTLMFQREVADRIIAKPDTEAYGRLAILAQWRCEARIAMPVHRSAFTPPPKVMSAVVHITPKDQPEGVQMATLETLTAAAFGQRRKMLRQSLKGVRGAAEAMERAGIAAERRPETLAIEEWLELARLL, from the coding sequence ATGACCTTGCCTGCGCTCCCACCACTGCGTGACGTTATCGCCCGGCATGGTTTGTCCGCAAATAAGGCGTTGGGACAGAATTTCCTGTTCGATGAACAATTGCTCGACCGGATTGCGGCAGTCCCTGGTTCGCTTCAGGGCGAACAGGTTTACGAAGTCGGCCCTGGCCCGGGCGGTTTAACACGTGCGCTTTTGAGAGCGGGAGCCAAAGTCACGGCAGTTGAACGCGACCGGCGCTGTTTGCCTGCCCTTGAGGAGCTTTCCGAGGCCTTTCCTGGGCAGTTACGCGTCATCGAAGGCGATGCGATGAAAATCGATCCGTTGCAGGAAATCGGCGGACCATTCCACATCGCCTCTAACCTGCCGTACAATGTCGGCACTGCCCTCGCCGTTGGCTGGTTGAGCGGAGAAGAATGGCCGCCTGCGTGGAAATCATTGACCCTGATGTTTCAGCGCGAAGTGGCAGACCGCATCATAGCCAAACCCGATACCGAAGCCTATGGACGGCTGGCAATTCTTGCCCAATGGCGGTGCGAGGCCCGCATCGCGATGCCGGTGCACCGCAGCGCCTTTACCCCTCCCCCCAAGGTTATGTCGGCTGTCGTTCATATTACGCCAAAAGATCAGCCCGAGGGTGTGCAAATGGCGACGCTTGAAACTCTGACTGCGGCGGCTTTCGGCCAGCGTCGCAAAATGCTGCGCCAAAGCCTGAAGGGCGTTCGCGGCGCAGCAGAGGCGATGGAACGTGCTGGAATTGCAGCAGAACGCCGACCGGAAACGCTCGCCATTGAGGAATGGCTTGAACTGGCCAGACTGCTCTAA
- the pdxA gene encoding 4-hydroxythreonine-4-phosphate dehydrogenase PdxA, which translates to MAEADEMLPLAISSGDPAGVGPEIIGKAWEARKKQKLSSFFAIGDIASFEHHWDGPVVRIDNPDQAAERFDDALPVFHVHDCASIVPGHPDLDGAHCALQALELATGFARSGTVAGLVTGPVSKAQLYAIGFNYPGQTEFVAERCGVERRNAVMMLAGPDLRVVPMTTHIPLASVASQLDVRLIRRRIRATAKGLCRDFGIKNPRLAIAGFNPHAGESGNLGREEIDIFMPAIASIADEGFDIIGPLPADTMFHAEARQNFDAALCAYHDQALIPLKTLYFHEAVNITLGLPIIRTSPDHGTAFGIAGKGEARPDSMIAAIRMAGEAVANRKAFAAAACPA; encoded by the coding sequence ATGGCAGAGGCCGACGAAATGCTGCCGCTGGCTATTTCCAGCGGCGACCCTGCGGGAGTCGGCCCGGAAATCATCGGCAAGGCTTGGGAAGCGCGAAAAAAGCAAAAGCTCTCCAGCTTCTTTGCAATCGGTGACATTGCCAGTTTTGAGCATCACTGGGATGGCCCGGTCGTCCGGATCGACAATCCTGATCAAGCCGCCGAACGGTTTGACGATGCCCTGCCCGTATTCCACGTGCATGATTGTGCTTCCATTGTGCCGGGTCATCCCGACCTCGACGGGGCGCACTGCGCTTTGCAGGCATTGGAGCTAGCCACCGGCTTTGCCCGATCGGGAACCGTTGCCGGTTTAGTTACCGGTCCTGTTTCCAAAGCACAGCTTTACGCCATAGGATTTAACTATCCGGGGCAAACGGAATTTGTGGCCGAACGTTGCGGGGTGGAACGCCGCAACGCTGTGATGATGCTCGCTGGTCCGGACCTGCGCGTTGTTCCCATGACGACGCACATTCCGCTGGCCAGTGTCGCATCTCAGCTCGATGTGCGCCTGATCAGGCGCAGAATACGTGCCACCGCCAAGGGGTTATGCCGCGATTTCGGCATCAAAAACCCGCGACTCGCTATTGCTGGCTTCAACCCGCATGCGGGAGAAAGCGGTAATCTGGGGCGTGAAGAAATTGACATTTTCATGCCCGCAATTGCATCGATCGCCGACGAAGGCTTTGACATCATAGGGCCCTTGCCCGCCGATACTATGTTCCATGCAGAAGCCCGGCAAAATTTTGATGCGGCCCTTTGCGCTTATCATGATCAGGCACTTATCCCGCTTAAGACGCTGTATTTTCATGAAGCAGTCAACATTACGCTCGGCCTACCGATCATAAGAACATCGCCCGATCATGGTACGGCTTTTGGCATAGCCGGAAAAGGCGAGGCGCGCCCGGATTCGATGATCGCAGCAATCCGCATGGCAGGCGAAGCTGTCGCTAACCGCAAGGCATTCGCCGCCGCTGCTTGCCCTGCATGA
- a CDS encoding peptidylprolyl isomerase — MKLFTRLALVTGVAAITALSPASSQTVADESTPEAALDIPGGGQLLAKPNDPNVRRATAVVNGEIITGTDVDHRLALIVAANNDQLPPEEIERFRAQILTNLIDESLQIQEAAANEVEVTNEEVDQYFVRVAEQNFRKTVPETEAYLASKGSSIATLKRQIKAELSWNRLLSRNVRPFINVSDDEVNAIIQRINTTKGTTEYRLGEIYLSATPENQEQVFANARKILEQIQQGGSFTAYARQFSEASTAAVGGDLGWVRLEQLPQSLATAAAEMSSNEIVAVPAPGGISLLLLIDRRQVATSDPRDSTLSLKQIAISFPAGSTEAQAAPMVKRFSEETQKIRGCGAADDVAKTLGADVVNRDSLRVRDLPGPLQQIMLDLPIGQSTPPYGSMADGVRVFVLCGRDAPESATQESFDEVMSRLEDERTNKRARLYLRDLRRDAIVEYN, encoded by the coding sequence ATGAAACTATTTACCCGTCTTGCCCTGGTTACCGGTGTCGCGGCCATTACCGCATTGTCGCCTGCCTCCAGTCAGACAGTTGCCGACGAATCCACACCTGAAGCTGCGCTCGATATCCCAGGAGGAGGCCAGTTGCTGGCCAAACCCAATGATCCCAATGTTCGCCGCGCCACGGCTGTGGTCAACGGTGAAATCATCACCGGGACCGATGTCGACCACCGCCTCGCTTTGATCGTTGCAGCGAACAATGATCAACTGCCGCCCGAAGAAATCGAACGCTTTCGCGCGCAGATCCTGACCAATCTCATAGATGAATCACTTCAGATTCAGGAAGCCGCTGCCAACGAAGTCGAAGTGACCAATGAAGAAGTCGATCAATATTTCGTGCGCGTAGCCGAGCAGAATTTCCGCAAAACCGTCCCGGAAACGGAAGCCTATCTGGCATCGAAAGGGTCGTCGATTGCGACGCTGAAGCGCCAAATCAAGGCCGAATTGTCGTGGAACCGGTTGTTGAGCCGGAACGTTCGCCCGTTCATCAACGTCAGCGATGACGAGGTGAACGCGATCATCCAGCGGATCAACACAACCAAAGGGACGACTGAATACCGGCTGGGCGAAATCTATCTATCGGCAACGCCTGAAAATCAGGAGCAGGTGTTTGCCAACGCCCGAAAAATATTGGAGCAGATTCAGCAAGGCGGATCGTTTACCGCTTATGCGCGCCAGTTTTCGGAAGCCTCAACCGCAGCTGTAGGCGGCGATTTGGGTTGGGTCCGGCTTGAGCAATTGCCGCAGTCGCTTGCCACCGCTGCAGCCGAAATGAGCAGCAATGAAATCGTGGCTGTGCCTGCTCCCGGCGGCATTTCGCTGTTGTTGCTGATTGATCGCCGCCAGGTGGCAACCAGCGACCCGCGCGATTCTACCCTCAGCCTGAAACAGATCGCGATAAGCTTTCCTGCAGGCTCGACAGAGGCGCAGGCAGCTCCGATGGTGAAGCGATTCAGCGAAGAAACGCAGAAAATTCGCGGCTGTGGCGCGGCCGACGATGTTGCAAAAACGCTTGGTGCGGATGTCGTCAATCGCGACAGCCTGCGTGTGCGTGACCTTCCCGGACCGCTGCAGCAAATCATGCTTGACCTGCCCATTGGTCAATCGACCCCACCCTATGGTTCGATGGCGGATGGTGTGCGAGTATTCGTCCTCTGCGGACGCGACGCACCTGAATCGGCAACGCAGGAGTCGTTCGACGAAGTGATGTCACGGCTGGAAGATGAGCGCACCAACAAGCGCGCCCGTCTGTACTTGCGCGACCTTCGCCGCGACGCAATCGTCGAATATAATTGA
- a CDS encoding LPS-assembly protein LptD, protein MRQPLSPKIVNYSLCLALVALGCVANPAWAQDEGKEQSNAEPDEIAFSADQIIYEAPTDVVTASGNVIANRDGYRLRADTIIWDRRSGKVMARGNIRSVGPDGDVAYSDSIEVTESLRDGIVENLLLVLKDGSRLAANSGKRENGVYSLDGAAYTACKVEGPDGCPKDPSWQVKAVKVIYDPNKKRVRYQGARIELFGLPVIPLPGLSHPAEATAGSGFLIPKLRFSRNNGVEVEQGYYWRLADNRDLLLSAHLFSDVAPMAQAQYRAWEDKGAFQITGYATYSNRVSTAGVAATGENRFRGYLEGSGKFQFTPNWSSSASIRLATDRTFLRRYDISRDDRLRNNINLERIDDNSYFAFNGWGVQTLRTGDRQGLQPIALPEIDYRLRLTDPVLGGKVQLQANSLLIGRTSGQDTRRAFGMAKWDLRTLTALGQEVNFTLLGRGDVYHSDENATSITPIYRGESGWQARGIAAGAVDVRWPFVGEAFGGTQILTPRVQMVAAYTTANLEMPNEDARAVDLEDSNLFALNRFPGYDRIEDNVRLTYGLDWSVQGRKASFEFNIGQSYRLSNKATIFPDGTGLSNKVSDIVGRSEFRFRDFVKLTHRFRLDKDNFAIRRNEIDATIGSRSTYAQIGYLKLNRDIGATVEDLADREEIRLAGRLRVARYWSVFGSTIIDLTGPKEDPIALSDGFDPIRHRLGLAYDDDCLSLSLTWRRDYQPTGDARKGNTFLFRLAFRNLGV, encoded by the coding sequence ATGCGGCAGCCCCTTTCGCCAAAGATTGTGAACTACAGCCTGTGCTTGGCACTGGTCGCATTAGGCTGTGTAGCAAACCCGGCTTGGGCGCAGGATGAAGGCAAGGAACAATCGAACGCCGAGCCGGACGAAATCGCTTTTTCTGCTGACCAGATTATTTACGAAGCCCCCACCGATGTGGTCACCGCATCGGGCAATGTCATTGCCAATCGAGACGGATATCGCCTGCGCGCCGACACAATAATCTGGGACCGGCGTTCGGGCAAAGTGATGGCGCGCGGGAATATCCGTTCGGTCGGGCCTGACGGGGATGTTGCCTATAGCGACAGTATCGAAGTGACCGAAAGCTTGCGCGATGGCATTGTCGAAAATCTGCTGCTCGTGCTGAAAGACGGCAGCCGTCTGGCCGCAAATTCCGGAAAGCGTGAAAACGGTGTCTATTCTCTCGACGGAGCAGCCTATACCGCCTGCAAAGTCGAAGGTCCCGACGGCTGCCCCAAGGATCCCAGTTGGCAGGTCAAAGCGGTCAAGGTTATTTACGACCCGAACAAAAAGAGAGTGCGCTATCAAGGCGCACGCATCGAGCTATTCGGCTTGCCCGTCATACCTCTGCCGGGCCTTTCGCACCCAGCTGAAGCGACCGCCGGTAGCGGATTCCTTATCCCCAAATTGCGCTTTTCGCGAAACAACGGCGTCGAAGTTGAGCAAGGCTATTATTGGCGACTGGCCGACAATCGTGACCTTTTGCTATCGGCCCATCTGTTCAGCGATGTCGCCCCGATGGCGCAAGCCCAGTATCGCGCTTGGGAAGACAAAGGTGCATTCCAGATCACTGGCTATGCCACCTATAGTAACAGGGTATCGACGGCGGGCGTCGCTGCCACAGGCGAAAACCGGTTTCGCGGTTATCTGGAAGGCAGCGGCAAATTCCAGTTCACGCCCAATTGGTCCAGTTCGGCCTCCATCCGGTTAGCGACCGACCGCACATTCCTCCGCCGTTACGATATCAGTCGAGATGATCGGCTGCGCAATAACATCAACCTCGAACGGATAGACGATAACAGCTATTTTGCCTTTAATGGCTGGGGGGTGCAGACTCTGCGGACGGGTGATCGGCAAGGGTTGCAACCTATTGCGCTGCCCGAAATCGACTATCGACTGCGACTGACCGACCCGGTTCTGGGCGGCAAAGTCCAGTTACAGGCCAATAGTCTGCTGATCGGCCGCACGTCAGGTCAGGATACGCGGCGCGCTTTTGGCATGGCCAAATGGGATTTGCGCACACTCACCGCTTTGGGTCAGGAAGTGAATTTCACGTTGCTCGGACGTGGCGACGTTTATCATAGCGATGAAAACGCGACGTCGATTACGCCCATCTATCGCGGTGAAAGCGGTTGGCAGGCGCGCGGTATCGCAGCCGGCGCTGTGGATGTTCGCTGGCCGTTCGTTGGCGAAGCGTTTGGCGGCACGCAGATATTGACACCCCGCGTGCAAATGGTCGCGGCTTACACCACGGCAAACCTTGAAATGCCAAATGAGGATGCTCGTGCTGTCGACCTGGAAGACAGCAATCTGTTCGCGCTGAACCGCTTTCCGGGCTATGACCGTATCGAAGATAATGTCCGGCTGACTTATGGCCTGGACTGGTCCGTGCAGGGCAGAAAGGCATCCTTCGAATTCAATATCGGCCAAAGCTACCGCCTGTCGAACAAGGCAACAATTTTCCCGGACGGCACGGGACTGTCGAACAAGGTTTCGGACATTGTTGGGCGGAGCGAATTCCGTTTCCGGGATTTCGTCAAACTGACCCACCGGTTCCGGCTCGACAAGGATAATTTTGCCATCCGTCGCAACGAAATCGACGCCACCATCGGTTCGCGCAGTACCTATGCACAAATCGGCTATTTGAAACTCAACCGGGATATCGGTGCGACGGTAGAGGATCTTGCGGACCGCGAAGAAATTCGACTTGCCGGGCGACTGCGCGTCGCTCGCTATTGGTCAGTCTTTGGGTCGACAATTATCGATCTGACCGGGCCGAAAGAAGACCCGATTGCATTGAGCGATGGATTCGATCCCATTCGCCATCGACTGGGCCTCGCTTATGACGATGATTGCCTGTCGCTTTCGCTCACTTGGCGGCGCGACTATCAGCCGACCGGCGACGCCCGTAAGGGGAATACATTCCTCTTCCGTCTGGCATTTCGAAATCTGGGCGTCTAA
- a CDS encoding leucyl aminopeptidase translates to MQVSFAAQRPADSDVIGFVIQKSTWDSFVFPLENPEAARDTAKLARFEGNAGQSFLYFAQEGGRTIRIALIAVADGDAADYSRAGGDLLAKVQTCGAKTIALHAANLDAKAAAEVAYGATLRNWRIDKYRTKLPETSKPTITGLTVVGAPAEAEALWASYAAIADGVALTKELVSEPANIIYPESFVERCQHLQALGIEIDVLDDKEMAKLGMGALLGVAQGSVRPARMLVMKWDGTGGKQEKPVVFVGKGVTFDTGGISIKPAAGMEDMKWDMGGAGAVAGTMKALAGRKAKAHVVGICGLVENMPDGNAQRPGDVVTSMSGQTIEVINTDAEGRLVLCDALHYAQEKFKPDTIIDLATLTGAIIISLGKEHAGLFSNSDELSDKLLAAGKATGDKLWRLPVGPAYDKLIDSPIADIKNVGPRDAGSITAAQFLQRFIQDGVKWAHLDIAGTVWGDKDGPTWAKGATGYGVKLLDRFVADNYEA, encoded by the coding sequence ATGCAGGTAAGTTTTGCCGCCCAACGCCCCGCCGATTCCGATGTAATCGGTTTTGTGATCCAAAAAAGCACATGGGACAGCTTCGTTTTTCCGCTTGAAAATCCGGAAGCGGCCCGCGACACTGCAAAGCTTGCCCGTTTTGAAGGTAATGCCGGGCAAAGCTTCCTTTATTTTGCGCAGGAAGGCGGACGGACAATCCGTATCGCCCTGATCGCAGTCGCCGATGGTGATGCGGCGGATTATTCCCGTGCAGGCGGCGATCTGCTCGCCAAGGTACAGACTTGCGGTGCCAAGACCATCGCGCTGCACGCGGCCAATCTTGATGCAAAGGCGGCGGCTGAGGTTGCTTACGGTGCAACGCTTCGTAACTGGCGCATCGACAAATACCGCACCAAACTGCCTGAAACGTCAAAGCCGACAATTACGGGCCTGACCGTGGTCGGCGCTCCTGCTGAAGCGGAAGCCTTGTGGGCTAGCTATGCTGCGATTGCCGATGGTGTTGCCCTGACCAAAGAATTGGTTAGCGAACCCGCCAACATCATTTATCCTGAAAGTTTTGTCGAACGCTGCCAGCATCTGCAAGCATTGGGTATCGAAATCGATGTTCTTGACGATAAGGAAATGGCTAAGCTCGGCATGGGCGCGCTGCTTGGCGTTGCACAGGGTTCGGTCCGTCCGGCGCGTATGCTGGTGATGAAATGGGATGGCACGGGCGGCAAACAGGAAAAGCCGGTGGTGTTCGTTGGCAAGGGAGTGACTTTTGACACCGGCGGCATCTCTATCAAGCCCGCTGCCGGCATGGAAGACATGAAGTGGGACATGGGCGGCGCAGGCGCGGTTGCCGGCACGATGAAGGCCCTCGCAGGTCGCAAGGCCAAGGCCCATGTTGTCGGTATTTGCGGCCTTGTCGAGAATATGCCTGACGGCAATGCACAACGCCCGGGCGATGTCGTTACCAGCATGTCCGGCCAGACCATCGAGGTGATCAACACCGATGCAGAAGGTCGTCTCGTTCTTTGCGACGCGCTGCATTACGCGCAGGAGAAGTTCAAGCCGGATACCATCATCGATCTGGCCACACTGACCGGTGCGATCATCATTTCGCTCGGTAAGGAACATGCCGGCCTGTTTTCGAACAGCGACGAACTTTCGGACAAGCTTCTTGCCGCCGGCAAAGCGACCGGTGACAAATTGTGGCGCCTGCCGGTGGGCCCTGCCTATGACAAGCTGATCGACAGCCCGATTGCCGACATCAAGAATGTCGGTCCGCGCGATGCAGGCTCGATCACCGCTGCCCAGTTCCTCCAGCGCTTTATCCAGGACGGCGTCAAATGGGCGCATCTCGATATCGCTGGCACTGTCTGGGGCGACAAGGATGGTCCGACCTGGGCCAAGGGTGCCACCGGCTATGGCGTGAAGCTGCTCGACCGTTTTGTGGCCGACAATTACGAGGCATAA
- a CDS encoding DNA polymerase III subunit chi produces MQVDFYQLTRDPAEQVIPAIAQKILDDGGRLLVVSGDDAQLGKLSVALWSAKPESFIAHQRSGEGDDSLQPVLLANEALASNGARMIALADGEWRDHALGFDRAFYLFPPEKTDNARAAWRALADRPDVERRYWKQDGGKWRQGP; encoded by the coding sequence ATGCAGGTCGATTTCTACCAGCTGACCCGCGATCCTGCGGAACAGGTCATACCCGCCATTGCCCAGAAAATTCTGGACGATGGCGGGCGGCTGCTTGTCGTCAGTGGCGACGATGCACAACTCGGCAAACTCTCGGTCGCGCTGTGGAGCGCGAAGCCGGAAAGCTTTATCGCGCACCAAAGGTCGGGAGAGGGCGATGATAGCCTGCAACCCGTATTGCTTGCGAACGAAGCCTTAGCTTCCAACGGTGCGCGCATGATTGCCCTAGCTGATGGCGAGTGGCGCGATCACGCGCTTGGCTTTGACCGGGCCTTTTATCTGTTCCCGCCAGAAAAGACCGACAATGCCCGGGCCGCCTGGCGCGCGCTGGCGGACCGGCCAGATGTCGAGCGTCGTTACTGGAAACAGGACGGCGGAAAATGGCGGCAAGGCCCTTGA
- a CDS encoding protocatechuate 3,4-dioxygenase: MEHRELNLSRRGFAGAALAAGALGAAGLKAADGHVALTPSSDMGPFYPIERIAEEDADLTWIKGHSQRALGNVIEVSGRVLDRHGNPVSGATLELWQCNSVGRYAHAADIATAPLDPNFQGFAAIRTGKAGEWHITTIKPSGYDSPIGKRTPHIHFDVRGKSHRLIAQMYFEDDHATNSTDELYKTLGRDALHSVAKLAAPTKYNWDIVLMDG, translated from the coding sequence ATGGAACATCGTGAGTTGAATCTGTCGCGCCGCGGCTTTGCAGGCGCAGCACTAGCCGCAGGAGCATTGGGTGCCGCGGGCCTGAAAGCTGCTGATGGGCATGTTGCACTGACGCCGTCATCCGACATGGGGCCGTTTTATCCGATCGAGCGCATTGCCGAAGAAGATGCAGATCTCACTTGGATCAAAGGCCATTCGCAACGCGCACTTGGCAATGTCATCGAAGTCAGCGGCCGCGTGCTCGACCGGCACGGCAATCCGGTCAGCGGGGCGACGCTTGAATTGTGGCAGTGCAATTCGGTCGGCCGCTATGCACATGCCGCCGACATCGCAACCGCACCGCTAGATCCTAACTTTCAGGGATTCGCGGCGATCCGGACTGGCAAAGCAGGCGAATGGCACATCACGACAATCAAGCCTTCGGGCTATGACTCGCCGATTGGCAAACGCACGCCGCACATCCATTTCGATGTTCGTGGGAAGAGCCACAGGCTAATCGCGCAGATGTATTTCGAAGATGATCATGCAACCAACTCAACAGACGAGCTTTACAAGACGCTCGGCAGGGATGCGCTGCACTCGGTTGCCAAGCTGGCTGCTCCGACAAAGTATAACTGGGATATCGTCCTGATGGACGGCTAA
- the ndk gene encoding nucleoside-diphosphate kinase yields MAVTRTFSIIKPDATRRNLTGAVTKMLEEAGLRVVASKRIHMSKEQAEGFYAVHKERPFFGELVEFMMSEPVVVQVLEGEDAVTRNRDIMGATNPAEAAEGTIRKTHALSIGENSVHGSDSDENAAIEIAYFFKPEEIVG; encoded by the coding sequence ATGGCGGTTACCCGCACCTTTTCGATCATCAAGCCCGACGCCACCCGTCGCAACCTGACCGGCGCCGTCACCAAGATGCTGGAAGAAGCCGGCCTGCGCGTCGTCGCTTCAAAGCGCATCCACATGAGCAAGGAACAGGCCGAAGGCTTTTACGCGGTCCACAAGGAACGCCCCTTCTTCGGCGAACTGGTTGAGTTCATGATGAGCGAACCGGTTGTCGTCCAGGTATTGGAAGGCGAAGACGCCGTCACCCGCAACCGCGACATCATGGGCGCGACCAATCCGGCAGAAGCCGCCGAAGGTACCATCCGCAAGACTCACGCGCTGTCGATCGGCGAAAACAGCGTACACGGCAGCGACAGCGACGAAAACGCCGCAATCGAAATTGCCTATTTCTTCAAGCCGGAAGAAATCGTCGGCTAA
- the purN gene encoding phosphoribosylglycinamide formyltransferase: MAKARVAVLISGTGTNMAALLYAAKAEDCPYEIALVASNNPDAAGLKLAEAEGIATFAHPHKGLSREAHDDIMHDALVAAKADYVALAGYMRILSPEFVGKWEGRMLNIHPSLLPKYKGLHTHERALEAGDSHGGCSVHLVTAELDDGPILGQTPVAILPGDTPESLGQRVLIAEHQLYSRTLAAFVARESSPDYLIAQIRERALALPEADEVLSHGMPCFGIIKGKKFAYVSNDHHGDGKVSLLVKISGAEEQAMLIETDPDRYYRPAYFGDGWVGIRLDLGDNDWDHIAEWLRKSWRAVAPRKLAAMMDLVGEF, from the coding sequence ATGGCTAAGGCCCGCGTCGCCGTGCTGATTTCGGGGACCGGAACCAACATGGCGGCGTTGCTGTATGCGGCAAAGGCGGAAGATTGCCCGTATGAGATTGCACTTGTCGCCAGCAACAACCCCGATGCTGCGGGACTGAAACTGGCAGAGGCAGAGGGGATCGCCACCTTCGCCCATCCGCACAAAGGCCTCAGCCGGGAGGCGCATGACGATATCATGCACGACGCGCTGGTCGCAGCGAAAGCGGATTATGTCGCACTCGCGGGCTATATGCGCATCCTCTCCCCAGAATTTGTCGGAAAATGGGAGGGCCGGATGCTCAACATCCATCCCAGCCTATTGCCCAAATATAAAGGCCTCCATACGCATGAACGCGCGCTGGAGGCGGGCGACAGCCATGGCGGGTGCAGCGTGCACCTCGTCACCGCCGAACTCGATGATGGCCCGATCCTCGGCCAGACCCCGGTCGCGATTCTGCCCGGCGACACGCCCGAAAGCCTTGGCCAGCGCGTGCTGATTGCCGAACACCAGCTTTATTCGCGCACGCTCGCCGCCTTTGTCGCCCGCGAAAGCTCGCCCGATTATCTGATCGCCCAAATCCGCGAACGCGCCTTGGCGCTGCCCGAAGCGGACGAGGTACTCAGCCACGGCATGCCCTGTTTCGGCATCATCAAGGGCAAGAAATTCGCTTATGTCTCCAACGACCATCATGGCGATGGCAAAGTGTCATTGCTGGTCAAGATCAGCGGCGCGGAAGAACAGGCGATGCTGATCGAAACCGACCCCGATCGATACTACCGCCCCGCCTATTTCGGGGATGGCTGGGTGGGCATCAGGCTCGATCTGGGCGACAATGATTGGGACCATATTGCAGAATGGCTGAGAAAAAGCTGGCGCGCGGTGGCGCCGAGGAAGCTGGCGGCGATGATGGATTTGGTAGGGGAGTTTTAG
- the purM gene encoding phosphoribosylformylglycinamidine cyclo-ligase, whose amino-acid sequence MSDNESYTYAKAGVSIETGNALVRAIAPLAKATRRAGADADLGGFGGFFDLKAAGFTDPLLVAANDGVGTKLKLAIESGKHHGVGIDLVAMCANDLIVQGAEPLFFLDYYATGKLDNDVATAVVASIAEGCKQAGCALIGGETAEMPGMYCDGDYDLAGFCVGAVERDQVLTADKVAEGDVILGLASSGVHSNGFSLVRRLAADKGWKLDRPALFDIDTLLIDALMAPTRIYVKSLLPLVRTGKVHAMAHITGGGLLENIPRVLPEGLHAHVDADAWEQPRLMAFLQAQGNIEPEEMARTFNCGIGMAVVIAEADVADAVTALEAAGETVFRIGHIAKGDKGCTVKGSIETWSAKSDWSATHHG is encoded by the coding sequence ATGAGCGATAATGAGTCTTACACTTACGCCAAGGCGGGCGTCTCGATCGAAACTGGCAACGCGTTGGTGCGCGCCATCGCACCGCTGGCCAAAGCCACAAGGCGTGCCGGGGCGGACGCCGATCTCGGTGGATTTGGCGGCTTTTTTGATCTGAAAGCGGCAGGATTCACCGATCCTTTGCTGGTCGCGGCCAATGACGGCGTGGGCACCAAGCTTAAACTCGCAATCGAAAGCGGGAAGCATCATGGCGTTGGCATCGATCTGGTTGCTATGTGCGCCAACGACCTGATCGTTCAGGGTGCTGAGCCGCTGTTCTTCCTAGATTACTACGCCACTGGAAAACTCGACAATGATGTCGCCACGGCTGTCGTCGCCAGCATCGCTGAAGGCTGCAAGCAGGCAGGTTGCGCGCTGATTGGCGGCGAAACCGCGGAAATGCCCGGCATGTACTGCGACGGCGATTATGATCTTGCCGGCTTCTGCGTTGGCGCGGTCGAGCGCGATCAGGTGTTGACGGCGGACAAGGTAGCCGAGGGTGATGTCATCCTTGGGCTTGCCTCGTCGGGCGTTCACTCGAATGGTTTTTCATTGGTGCGCCGCCTAGCCGCCGACAAGGGTTGGAAGCTGGATCGCCCTGCCCTGTTCGATATCGACACGCTGCTGATAGACGCTCTTATGGCGCCCACGCGCATCTATGTGAAATCGCTGCTCCCGCTGGTTCGCACGGGCAAGGTTCACGCGATGGCGCATATTACCGGTGGTGGACTGCTCGAGAATATCCCGCGCGTGCTGCCTGAAGGGCTGCACGCCCATGTCGATGCCGATGCATGGGAGCAGCCAAGGCTCATGGCGTTCCTGCAGGCCCAAGGCAATATCGAGCCGGAAGAGATGGCGCGCACCTTTAACTGCGGGATTGGTATGGCGGTAGTTATCGCTGAAGCCGATGTCGCGGATGCGGTTACAGCACTCGAAGCTGCTGGCGAAACCGTCTTCCGCATCGGGCACATCGCCAAAGGTGATAAAGGCTGCACCGTCAAAGGCTCGATCGAGACCTGGAGTGCCAAGTCTGACTGGAGCGCAACGCATCATGGCTAA